In Ictalurus punctatus breed USDA103 chromosome 18, Coco_2.0, whole genome shotgun sequence, the genomic stretch atatatatatatatacacacacaaatatatatgtatacatacatatatatatatattacacacacacacaaatatatatgtatatatatgtgtatatatatatatatgtgtatatatatatatatatatatatatatatacacacacacacaaatatatatatatatatatatatatatatatatatatataattacagacacacaaatatatacacacacaaatgtgtatatattacagacacacacaaatatatatatatatatatatatatacacacacacaaatatatatgtatacatacatgtgtatatatatatatatatatatatatatatatatatatatatatatacacacacacacacaaatatatgtagacatacatatatatatatatatacatatatatatatacacaaatatatacacacacaaatgtgtatatattatatatatattacacacacaaatatatatgtatacatacatatatatatatatatatacacacaaatatatacacacacaaatgtgtatatattacagacacacacaaatatatatatatatatatatatatatatatatatatatatacacacacaaatatatatgtatacatacatgtatatatccacacaaatatatatatatatatatatatatatatatatatatatatatatatatatatatatatacacacacaaatatatacacacacaaatgtgtatatattatatatatattacacagacacacacaaatatatatgtatacacaaatatatatacatacatacatatatacacacacacaaatgtgtatatattatatatatatatatatatataatatacacatttgtgtgtatgtatgtatatatatatatatatatatatgtatatgtatatatatatgtatatatgtatgtatacatatatatatatgtatatatgtatgtatacatatatatttgtgtgtgtgtgtaatatatatatattgcacagacacacaaatatatatatatatatatatattaattacagacacacaaatttatacacacacaaatgtgtatatattacagacacacacaaatatatatatatatatatatatatatatatatacacacacaaatatatatgtatacatacatatatatatatatacatacatacatatatacacacacacaaatgtgtatatattatatatatattacacacacacacaaatatatatgtatatatatgtgtatatatatatatatgtgtatatatatatatatatatatatatatatatatatatatacacacacacacacacaaatatatatacacacaaatgtgtatattatatatatattacacagacacacacaaatatatatatatatatatatatatatatatatatatatatatatatatatatatataattacagacacacaaatatatacacacacaaatgtgtatatattacagacacacacaaatatatatatatatatatatatacacacacacaaatatatatgtatacatacatgtgtatatatatatatatatatatatataaatataaatatatatgtgtatatatatatataaatatgtgtgtatatatatatatatatatatatatatatacacacacacacacacaaatatatatacacacaaatgtgtatattatatatatattacacagacacacaaatatatacacacacaaatgtatatatatatatatatatatatacacacacacaaatatatatatgtatacatacatgtatatatgtatatatatatatatatatatatatatatatatatatatatatatatatatatatattgtgaggaattagcccggggaagggcggcgtacagacccacaggagacagaaggatggttgcaaacggtggtttattgtggctagggtgaggtgaatgtgttataagtggatgagtgcggggttttgtgaaggcgtgacggccggcggagtcgactcgtggcggaggcgggattcccgaggcggggcgggggttttcccaggccggcgtcctccgtgtgtgcgactctcactatccggcggtctcgtccgcgcttgtgcctcctggagagagggaaagagagagagagggagagagagaaattagcgtggggcgtgaggttaccgtcgtgatcggagattgcgaatcgctgcaaacacgcacggagtccgttttgacgctacgatattctcttccccttcccagccggaagcgcgcccttttatcctcctccgccgtcgcctgagtggtgggacttccccgttggatccgccaatcgctggccggagtcgcgtcagtcccgccctgccgcggcggtccttccggctggcggaatgttcggcaggaagctgcccacgtcgtgccggtgcggcagttggagaaggagcgttttccctcttgTGTGCGCTGGATCTCTGCCCGTcacgacagtacccccccccccagctccgagcctactgccgctcggtggtgggcctAGAGGGCGTCTCGTCGTGAGAGCCCATCCGCGTTACCATGCTGGGCCCCCGCCCGGTGCTTAACCTGAAAGGAGAAGTCttgtaaggcgaggaaccagcgggttacccgggcgttggtgtccttcgccttggccatccactgcaggggggcgtggtcTGTTATGAGGATGAAGTGCCTGCCCGCCAGATAGTatcgcagctcctcgatggcccattttattgcgagtgcctcccgctcgaccgccgcatacttcctctcggccggggacagcttccggctgatgtagaggactgggtgttcttccccgtcgaaggtctgggagaggacggcgcccagcccggtctcggaagcatcagtatgtacagtgaacgggaggtcaaagtccgggttgcggagtatcggcgcgctggtgagggcctcttttagggcctggaaggccctttctgcatcggctgtccacctcacctggtctggctggcccttctttgtaaggtctgagaggggagaggctacagcagaaaagttaggcacgaacctgcggtagtagcccgccaatcccaagaaggcacgtacctgttttttcgaCGTCGGACGTGGGtagtccttcacagcctcgatctttttttgttggggcttcagcatcccccgtccgatgcggtatcccaggtactgggcttccgtcagccctaggtggcatttctttgggttcgccgtcaggccggcctcccggagggctttcaggatctccctgaggtggaacaggtggtcagcccaggtggaggagtgtatgaccacgtcgtccaggtaggccaCGGCAAACTGTCGGTGGGgtcgcaggaggatgtccattagccgctggaacgtggcgggcgccccgtgcagcccaaaggggagaacccggtactgccagtggccggtggccgtgctaaaggcTGTCTTAGGCCTTGCCTCCGGTGCGAGCGCCACTTGCCAATAGCCTTTGGTGAGGTCCAGGGTCGATATGAATCGGGCTCTCCCCAGCCTCTTGATCAGGTcgtccactctggggagggggtagctgtcaaACTCCGACACCTGGTTCAGCCTCCGGAAGTCATTGCATAGCCTCATGCTTCCGTCCGGCTtcggcacgacgacgatggggctgctggactcctcgatgatgtggtcccgcagcatgcgactgacttcctcctcgatggcctggcgccgggcctcggggacacggtatggcctttgtctcaccactacaccgggaggagtcttgatttcatgctggaccagctgaGTCATTCCCGGGGCAGCCGAAAACACATCTGCAAACTGGTCGATCAGCTCggtaagctcctgtctttgggtgggggtgaggtcctccccgaagccgaccaaggtacccttgccccggtccgagtcctgagctgcgaacgccgacaccaccggggttggttccacccactttttcagcaggttgACATGGTATAGCTTCCCGTCCTTCGGCTTACCGGGCTGCTGTAGGCGGTAGTTGACTgggccccggcgctcgaggacagtgtatggaccttgccaccgggcgaggaacttgcaggcgctgctgggcactaacaggaggacccggtcccccggctggaattcccggggctgtgcggggcggttgtataccttcttctgctcctcctgcgccgccagcatgtgctcccggacgatggggcccaccctgtcaatcctTGCTTGCATGTCCTGTACGTACTCGACGACGGAGCGGAAGggggatggttgctcctcccaggcttcgcgGGCCACATCCAACAATCCCCGCGGCCGCCGCCCGAACAGGAGCTCGAAGggcgtgaagcccgtggacgcctgggggcactcccgaacggcgaagagtacgtaggggaggaggaggaggtcccagttcctcccctcctcgtccaccacccggcgcagcatccgCTTGAGGGTCTGATTGAACCTCTCAACAAGTCCGTCggtttgggggtggtagacggacgtccggaggtgcttcacctgtaacatacgacacaaatccgccattagcttcgagacaaaaggcgtaccttggtcggtcaacacgtccttggggatccccactcgactgaagaggagtaccagctccctggcgatgttttGTGAGGTGGCCTTGCGGAGCGGCACCGCCTCAGGGTACCGCGTGGCGTAGTCGACCAggaccaggatgtattcatggccccgggcagacttgggtaggggccccacgagatccatgcccactcgctcaAACGGGACGCCGATGATGGGCAGGGGTATCAGGGGCGCCGGCGGGGGCCTCCGCGGGGCCGTGCGTTGGCACTGCGGGCACTGTTGGCAAAAGGCCCGGACCtccgcgtccatcccgggccacacgaagcggtcccgcagtttctccagggtatttcgggcccccaggtggccgccgaggggatgggtgtgggctaGGTGTAATAAGACGGCTGTCTTGGCTCGGggcaccaccagtaggtccacctgctccccgcggcggCAGGCCCGTTGGTACAGGAGCCCCCCTCGGACGAGGAAGTACGATGTGGGGAgcctcaggtctgggctctggtcgaccccctctatcacccgtacctgggcccagcagtgcttcagtcggtcgtcctccttctgctcccggcCGAACTTTCCCTCCCGGTTTACCTGGGGAAAGACAGACGACAGAGGGTTAGTAATTTGGGGGGTCTTACCTTCTGAGGTGGCCTctccgtcgtcctgggccaggtaggccggCCAGGTTGGGATCCCCTTCCCCCGCCGCCGCGGTCTCCGGGACTCGGCTCTCGGTACCACCCGGAAGGGGATGATTCCGACCTGGAGGGGCCAGGTGCCGGCTTCGCtccggatctggacctcagcTGAGGGGACCTCCCGGGTGTCCCAATGGACGCATGTCACGGTAAGCGTCCCGCTTGGGCGGCGCCCctcaggcaggatggagggttgggcaagggtcaccgtgctcccggtgtccagtagggcggttaccggtctcccttcgacccacaccgtcacggagggcgcctccggcggttgctgctgatggagggcgcagcctgccagccatggttttgtaagcagccgggcggcttccctctccggctctgtaggcatgggctcgtctCGGGGGTGTTCACAAGTGGGCGCCCTCTGGGGGATCCTCCAGATGCGGGGCCGGGTCTGGCGGTCAGACCGGGGGCCCTGGGCACCGAGGGGCCgatcgaggtgctgctgctccccggcgtcgagctccagggtggccaaggtTCGCTCCAGGGCAGTCAGGAGTTCCTGGGGCGTAGTTGGGGCGTGGGCCCCCacggcctgtctctctgcccgggGTAGCGCTCTCAGGAAACGGTCGACCGCCACCTTCTCAGCCACCTCCGAGGCGGTATGCCGATCCGGTCGGAGCCATCGTTTGGTGATCCGGATGAGGGCGTTCATCTGGCAACGTGGTCGAGCACCTGATCGATAAACCCAACGATGGAATTCAGTAGCTGCCTGGCCAGGGGTTCGGCCACACCacgccaggactccctccttcatcgccaggtagtccgtagcctcctccggctcgagggcatagtaggctgttcgggcctctcccgtgagcaggGGACCAAGGGCACGGGGCCAGTCGTCACGGTCCCACCCCTCCCGGCGGGCGATACTCTCGAAGGTCTCGAAGTACGCCTCGAGGTCCTCTTCGGGGCCAAGGGGGGGTAGTAGGCGGCGGATCTCGCTGGTTGCGTCGGGGAGAGGCATGGAGGCGGCGGGGGTCTCCGTCCTCATggcgatcagtgtctgtgtggcgacctgaaggctttcggcgagctgctgtgtcacggcgtgctgctggaggctggtctCCAGCAGGTGTTGCAGGGTGTGGTCCATTTTGTGgggtcccttttttttttttttttttttttcctctctctctctcgcgggtttgtttataaatttttttgtttgtttgtttgtttgttttttgtttgtttttttttgtttttgtttttgtttttttttttgttttgtagtaggcgggtctgtactatgcccgcatcctccaccagttgtgaggaattagcccggggaagggcggcgtacagacccacaggagacagaaggatggttgcaaacggtggtttattgtggctagggtgaggtgaatgtgttataagtggatgagtgcggggttttgtgaaggcgtgacggccggtggagtcgactcgtggcggaggcgggattcccgaggcggggcgggggttttcccgggccggcgtcctccgtgtgtgcgactctcactatccggcggtctcgtccgcgcttgtgcctcctggagagagggaaagagagagagagggagagagagagaaattagcgtggggcgtgaggttaccgtcgtgatcggagattgcgaatcgctgcaaacacgcacggagtccgttttgacgctacgatattctcttccccttcccagccggaagcgcgcccttttatcctcctccgccgtcgcctgagtggtggg encodes the following:
- the LOC128635359 gene encoding uncharacterized protein LOC128635359 translates to MDHTLQHLLETSLQQHAVTQQLAESLQVATQTLIAMRTETPAASMPLPDATSEIRRLLPPLGPEEDLEAYFETFESIARREGWDRDDWPRALGPLLTGEARTAYYALEPEEATDYLAMKEGVLAWCGRTPGQAATEFHRWVYRSGARPRCQMNALIRITKRWLRPDRHTASEVAEKVAVDRFLRALPRAERQAVGAHAPTTPQELLTALERTLATLELDAGEQQHLDRPLGAQGPRSDRQTRPRIWRIPQRAPTCEHPRDEPMPTEPEREAARLLTKPWLAGCALHQQQPPEAPSVTVWVEGRPVTALLDTGSTVTLAQPSILPEGRRPSGTLTVTCVHWDTREVPSAEVQIRSEAGTWPLQVGIIPFRVVPRAESRRPRRRGKGIPTWPAYLAQDDGEATSEGKTPQITNPLSSVFPQVNREGKFGREQKEDDRLKHCWAQVRVIEGVDQSPDLRLPTSYFLVRGGLLYQRACRRGEQVDLLVVPRAKTAVLLHLAHTHPLGGHLGARNTLEKLRDRFVWPGMDAEVRAFCQQCPQCQRTAPRRPPPAPLIPLPIIGVPFERVGMDLVGPLPKSARGHEYILVLVDYATRYPEAVPLRKATSQNIARELVLLFSRVGIPKDVLTDQGTPFVSKLMADLCRMLQVKHLRTSVYHPQTDGLVERFNQTLKRMLRRVVDEEGRNWDLLLLPYVLFAVRECPQASTGFTPFELLFGRRPRGLLDVAREAWEEQPSPFRSVVEYVQDMQARIDRVGPIVREHMLAAQEEQKKVYNRPAQPREFQPGDRVLLLVPSSACKFLARWQGPYTVLERRGPVNYRLQQPGKPKDGKLYHVNLLKKWVEPTPVVSAFAAQDSDRGKGTLVGFGEDLTPTQRQELTELIDQFADVFSAAPGMTQLVQHEIKTPPGVVVRQRPYRVPEARRQAIEEEVSRMLRDHIIEESSSPIVVVPKPDGSMRLCNDFRRLNQVSEFDSYPLPRVDDLIKRLGRARFISTLDLTKGYWQVALAPEARPKTAFSTATGHWQYRVLPFGLHGAPATFQRLMDILLRPHRQFAVAYLDDVVIHSSTWADHLFHLREILKALREAGLTANPKKCHLGLTEAQYLGYRIGRGMLKPQQKKIEAVKDYPRPTSKKQVRAFLGLAGYYRRFVPNFSAVASPLSDLTKKGQPDQVRWTADAERAFQALKEALTSAPILRNPDFDLPFTVHTDASETGLGAVLSQTFDGEEHPVLYISRKLSPAERKYAAVEREALAIKWAIEELRYYLAGRHFILITDHAPLQWMAKAKDTNARVTRWFLALQDFSFQVKHRAGAQHGNADGLSRRDAL